From the genome of Prevotella herbatica, one region includes:
- a CDS encoding DnaB-like helicase C-terminal domain-containing protein: protein MTLNDISGRLDVIYQEGLKPGLTIGVKGFDHLVRFELGRIMVISGYPGTGKSSFEDFIILSLARQYGWKTAIFTPEKYPTELHYMELAEILTATKFHKDKMPKQMMQNAINWLGDNIYHIDGEGGAAIDDILHVALQLKQRYGISVFALDPFNYVDLPMIAGANDTQKISDVLKKIVAFAHQQNVFVIVVAHPKKPDDFGKTERAASLYDIAGSADFYNKCDYGIILNRDKERDLTFVNVLKIRFRHLGQTGKCALKFDRKTGRFIGCTETYDEKNDIIYTPLQYDYDNWINATPIVQELPFEDDEDVEPF from the coding sequence GTGACACTGAACGACATCAGTGGGCGACTCGACGTGATTTATCAGGAGGGTTTGAAACCTGGTCTGACAATCGGCGTGAAGGGTTTTGATCATCTTGTGCGTTTTGAACTTGGCAGAATCATGGTGATAAGCGGATATCCAGGAACGGGTAAGAGTTCGTTTGAGGACTTCATCATTCTCAGTCTGGCTCGTCAGTACGGTTGGAAGACGGCGATATTCACGCCTGAGAAGTACCCTACGGAACTGCACTACATGGAGCTTGCCGAGATACTCACGGCAACGAAGTTCCACAAGGACAAGATGCCTAAGCAGATGATGCAGAACGCCATAAACTGGTTGGGTGATAACATCTATCACATCGACGGTGAGGGCGGTGCAGCAATCGACGACATCCTTCATGTGGCGTTGCAACTGAAGCAGCGTTACGGCATCAGTGTGTTTGCGCTGGACCCTTTCAACTATGTTGACTTGCCGATGATAGCGGGTGCAAACGACACGCAGAAAATCAGTGACGTGCTGAAGAAGATAGTGGCGTTCGCTCATCAGCAGAATGTATTCGTGATTGTGGTGGCGCATCCGAAGAAGCCTGATGACTTCGGAAAGACGGAGAGGGCAGCGAGTCTGTACGACATAGCCGGTTCGGCAGACTTCTACAACAAGTGCGATTACGGAATCATTCTGAATCGTGACAAGGAGCGTGATCTCACTTTCGTAAACGTGCTGAAGATAAGGTTTCGGCATTTAGGTCAGACTGGCAAGTGTGCGTTAAAGTTCGACCGCAAGACGGGTAGGTTCATCGGTTGCACGGAGACGTACGATGAAAAGAACGACATCATCTACACGCCATTGCAGTATGATTACGACAACTGGATTAATGCAACGCCGATCGTGCAGGAGCTTCCGTTTGAGGATGATGAGGATGTAGAGCCGTTCTAA
- a CDS encoding toprim domain-containing protein, producing the protein MSEQYERISISDLEIKGSRESGQVRSTCPHCRDYKQHGNAACMSINLDTGFGQCFKCGTKFLLKERAQKWQQHTRSFAKKKTYKRPSLQGLQSNYNATMIDYVLRRGLDPQACLSHGIYMAKRKFGGIERDCLAFAFYEGSQVINIQYKTTDKQFSFEADCELIPYGIDNILGCDEMIITEGLFDAEAMIEAGYPNTVSVPNGAGTDFKRSFERFKYSHLADIKTVYIAGDNDEEGLKCRANIAAYFGEARCKQVEWPEDCKDANDVMMKHG; encoded by the coding sequence ATGAGCGAACAATACGAAAGAATATCAATCTCTGACCTTGAAATCAAGGGAAGCAGAGAAAGCGGACAGGTAAGGTCTACATGTCCGCATTGCAGAGACTATAAGCAGCATGGCAACGCTGCCTGTATGAGTATTAATCTGGATACTGGTTTCGGTCAGTGTTTCAAATGCGGAACGAAGTTTCTGCTGAAGGAACGTGCCCAGAAATGGCAGCAGCACACTCGCAGCTTTGCCAAGAAAAAGACTTATAAGCGACCGTCTTTGCAAGGACTGCAAAGCAATTACAACGCAACAATGATTGACTATGTGCTGCGTCGTGGACTGGACCCACAAGCGTGCCTCTCTCACGGCATCTACATGGCAAAGCGCAAGTTCGGTGGCATAGAGCGAGACTGCTTGGCTTTCGCCTTTTACGAGGGCTCGCAGGTTATAAACATCCAGTATAAGACCACCGACAAGCAGTTCAGCTTTGAGGCAGACTGTGAGCTGATTCCTTACGGCATCGACAACATTCTTGGCTGTGACGAGATGATTATCACTGAAGGACTCTTTGATGCAGAGGCGATGATAGAGGCTGGATATCCCAACACGGTGAGCGTTCCAAACGGTGCAGGCACAGATTTCAAACGCAGCTTTGAGCGGTTTAAATACAGTCATCTTGCCGACATCAAGACGGTGTATATCGCTGGCGACAACGATGAGGAAGGCTTGAAATGCAGGGCAAACATTGCAGCCTATTTTGGCGAAGCTAGATGTAAGCAGGTGGAGTGGCCCGAAGACTGCAAGGATGCTAACGACGTGATGATGAAGCATGGCTAG
- a CDS encoding D-Ala-D-Ala carboxypeptidase family metallohydrolase, which produces MNLNLKKRISPHFIVGEVVKTCSEGIDTNIINNARRLAETCLEPVRNRINRPLIVNSWYRSRKYNAQVGGKRTSQHIRGEAVDLRLDADCWKIQLAQLVPLFKTYADYDQMIVESSPTAHWLHVSHTDRHANRHQYLQINTH; this is translated from the coding sequence ATGAATCTTAATTTGAAAAAAAGAATTTCGCCACATTTTATTGTTGGCGAAGTAGTGAAAACATGTAGTGAGGGAATTGATACGAACATCATCAATAATGCCCGCAGACTTGCTGAGACGTGTCTGGAACCAGTGAGAAACCGCATTAACCGTCCGCTTATCGTTAACTCGTGGTATCGCAGCCGTAAATATAATGCACAGGTAGGCGGAAAGAGAACCAGTCAGCACATAAGAGGCGAAGCCGTTGACCTACGTCTGGATGCTGATTGCTGGAAAATACAACTGGCTCAACTCGTGCCGTTGTTTAAAACTTACGCCGACTATGACCAGATGATCGTGGAGTCTTCACCCACAGCCCATTGGCTGCACGTGAGCCACACCGACCGACACGCAAACAGACACCAATATCTACAAATAAACACCCATTAA